In the Paramisgurnus dabryanus chromosome 5, PD_genome_1.1, whole genome shotgun sequence genome, one interval contains:
- the eng gene encoding endoglin, translating into MKTITRVLTLLLFITTSDASAVCEPKDVQGNSNDWIVLQETPLGCWTDFISKEGEQVHILSLSFLQDMSMFTLNISALNRSVLILTSTSKQSITILISNNSDVQIYVTNGTSITFFKPKNDGKPLETRNAPYTREDSELLKWANNSFGGVTSYTTAQNPQIITFTGIKGTGLPSICDLQPEVPTHKPLIDLNAVMPTSHLKSCYNKQSAEDLHVINIPDNVTIRHVSLKLLSVSKVVLRGPPNTTWEIPSDYSFQYLTNNPVIFQGLKLPSRNELSDDVEGLMQKVFSHFNTTSVSSYTEIRLNTSAVKLRITSNKSTPVVTPAEVSVPTSSPTSSIVHMEMQLFSSPDYRSPLDSSSKVQSDKRLYAEIQILNQMLGPISFTIRVSRCWARSVSVVRNMPYKEETCHGKDCPKRLSFSLEDLQDLPSSSWDIECTARVCYDQFCLNETQVKRNLQVITSFIPNTNTCFEFGLSAVLGVAFGGFLIGVLLTGALWFIKIRTGPAGALDMRSTAAELSVFSLSGCPCGLSKRQPVSTRTSPSENSSANASIGSTQSTPTSSMA; encoded by the exons ATGCCAGTGCGGTCTGTGAACCGAAGGATGTACAGGGAAATAGCAATGATTGGATCGTCCTGCAGGAAACGCCTCTGGGATGCTGGACGGACTTCATTAGCAAGGAAGGAGAACAAGTTCACATTCTTAGCCTG TCTTTTCTACAGGATATGTCCATGTTCACCCTGAATATAAGTGCATTGAATCGGTCTGTGCTGATTCTCACTTCCACCTCTAAACAGAGCATCACAATCCTCATCTCAAACAATTCAGACGTCCAAATCTAT GTAACAAATGGAACTTCAATCACATTTTTCAAACCAAAAAATGATGGGAAACCTTTGGAGACACGAAATGCCCCGTATACAAGAGAGGATTCTGAACTTCTGAAATGGGCAAATAATTCATTTGGAGGAGTCACGTCCTACACCACAGCACAAAATCCCCAAATCATTACTTTTACAGGGATTAAAG GAACAGGACTGCCCTCCATTTGTGACCTGCAGCCGGAAGTACCAACACATAAACCCTTAATTGATCTGAACGCCGTCATGCCAACCAGCCATCTGAAATCCTGTTACAACAAACAATCTGCAGAAGATCTGCATGTTATCAATATTCCAGACAACGTCACGATACG CCATGTTTCCTTGAAATTGTTGTCAGTATCTAAAGTTGTCCTGAGAGGTCCACCAAACACCACATGGGAAATTCCATCAGATTATTCATTTCAATACCTG ACCAACAATCCAGTGATTTTCCAAGGACTCAAGTTGCCTTCGCGTAAtgagctttcagatgatgtggAAGGTCTCATGCAGAAGGTCTTTTCTCATTTTAACACCACATCTGTCAGCAGTTACACTGAGATTCGTCTCAACACCTCTGCGGTTAAGCTGCGGATCACCAGCAACAAGAGCACACCAG TTGTGACACCAGCAGAAGTGTCTGTCCCCACCTCATCACCCACTTCTTCAATAGTTCATATGGAGATGCAGTTGTTCTCGTCTCCAGACTACAGATCTCCTTTGGATTCCAGCAGTAAAGTTCAAAGTGACAAGAGACTCTACGCTGAG ATTCAGATATTAAATCAGATGTTAGGACCTATATCCTTCACCATCAGAGTCAGCAGATGTTGGGCGCGATCTGTATCCGTGGTGAGGAACATGCCCTATAAAGAGGAGACGTGTCATGGTAAAGACTGTCCCAAGAGACTCAGTTTCTCTTTAGAAGATCTTCAGGATCTGCCATCAAGCTCGTGGGACATCGAGTGCACCGCCAGAGTTTGTTATGACCAG TTTTGTCTGAATGAAACTCAGGTGAAGAGGAACCTACAGGTCATCACGTCATTCATACCCAACACAA ATACGTGTTTTGAGTTCGGACTCTCGGCCGTTCTGGGAGTGGCGTTCGGAGGCTTTCTGATCGGAGTTCTTCTGACCGGCGCTCTGTGGTTCATTAAAATCCGCACAG GGCCCGCTGGAGCTCTGGACATGAGATCCACGGCAGCCGAGCTGTCAG TTTTTTCTCTGTCCGGATGCCCGTGCGGTCTGAGCAAACGTCAGCCGGTCTCCACCCGCACGTCCCCGTCCGAAAACAGCAGCGCTAACGCAAGCATCGGCAGCACTCAAAGCACACCCACCAGCAGCATGGCATAA